In Formosa haliotis, the sequence AATGAAGACGTATTTACAGAAGCTACTTCCGAAGAAATTAATGAAGCCGTGGCTTTAGCTTCCAAAGCTTTTAGAACATATTCTAAAATATCTGGAACAGAGAAAGCCCTGTTCCTAAATACTATCGCCGAAGAGATTTTAGCGCTAGACACACTCATAGAAACCTATTGTAAAGAATCTGGCCTACCTGAAGGTCGCGCACAAGGAGAACGCAATCGAACTATCGGACAGTTACGTGCCTTTGCAGAATTAGTAGCAGAAGGGTCTTGGGTAGAGGCATCTATCGATACCGCTCAACCGGAGCGACAGCCCGTACCAAAACCCGATGTTCGTAAACTGAATATTGGTTTAGGTCCTGTAGTTGTTTTCGGCGCTAGTAATTTTCCTTTAGCCTATTCCACTGCTGGTGGAGATACCGCAGCTGCACTCGCTGCCGGTTGTCCTGTAATTGTAAAGTCTCACCCCATGCATGCCGGCACGGGAGCTTTGGTAGCATCTGCAGTTGTTAAAGCTGCGAAAAAAACGAACATGCCAGACGGCGTATTTTCAAATTTAAATAGTAGCGGAATTGAAGTTGGTCAAACTTTAGTAAAACATCCTGCGGTAAAGGCCGTTGGTTTTACGGGGAGTATTCGTGCAGGTCGTGCGCTTTACAATTTAGCTTCCGAACGTGAAGAACCTATTCCTGTTTTTGCAGAAATGGGCAGTATAAATCCCGTAGTCATGTTACCAAAAGCTCTTGCCGAAACAGGAAGCTCTTGGGCAAAAACGTACGCCAACTCAATAACTTTAGGAACAGGACAATTTTGCACCAATCCTGGTTTACTTTTCGGTGTAAAAGGAGACGATTTAACGCAATTTATAAATGTACTTGCCAAAGAAATTGTAAACATAGAACCGACATGCATGTTACACCCTAATATAAAATCGGCTTACCAAAAAAATAAAGACCGGGCTTTAAATCAAGACCATATTTCTATAGTTGCCAATTACGATAAGGAGGTACAAATTAATTATGCCAAACAAGCTGTAATTACTGTAGAGGGCACTACCTTTTTAGAAAACACGACCTTACACCAGGAGGTATTCGGACCATTCTCTATGGTTGTACAATGCGAAAATTTAGAGCAATTAAAAACCATAATTTATAAATTAGAAGGCCAATTAACAGGAACTATTTTGGCCTCCGATGGCGAACTAGAAGCGCATTTAGATGTGATGAATGCCGTCCAAAATCGAGTAGGCAGATTAATCTTTAACGGCGTACCCACAGGTGTAGAGGTTTGTCCGTCTATGGTGCATGGAGGACCTTATCCGGCCTCTTCAGATAGCCGATTTACAGCAGTAGGCACACAATCTATAAAACGCTGGGTAAGACCCTTTTGTTTTCAAGATTGGCCATTAAAACTATTACCTCTAGAGTTACAAAATGAAAATCCGCTTGGTATACTTCGACTTGTAAACAACAAGCAAACTTCAGCTAAAATTTAGCCTATGGCAAGAAAATCTTTCTTTTGTGTCGATGCCCATACCTGCGGTAACCCCGTACGTGTTGTGGCTGGTGGCGGACCGCTTTTAACGGGAAATTCTATAAGCGAAAAACGTCAGCATTTTCTAAAAGAATACGACTGGATTCGCAGAGGATTAATGTTCGAACCTCGGGGTCATGATATGATGAGTGGTAGTATTTTATTACCGCCTCAAAATCCTGAAAACGATTTGGCTATTCTATTTATAGAAACCTCAGGTTGCTTACCCATGTGCGGTCATGGCACCATTGGCAGTATAACTATCGCTATAGAAGAAGGCTTAATTACACCTAAAATACCTGGCAAAATTTTAATGGAAGCCCCAGCTGGATTGGTAAAAGTAGAATATCAACAAACCGGAAAGAAAGTAGATTGGGTACGCATAACCAATGTAAAAAGTTATTTAGCAGCCGAAGGTTTAACCGTAAATTGCCCTGAATTGGGTGATATTACCTTCGATGTGGCCTATGGCGGAAATTACTATGCGATTATAGATCCGCAAGCACATTTTTCTGGTATTCATAACTTTTCGGCAAGTACCATTATTCAATATTCACAAATTATAAGGCAGCGCATTAACGAGATATACCCTAATCAATTTATTCATCCAGAGCACGAAGCCATTCGCGATGTATCGCATATCCTATGGACAGGCAATCCTATAGACCCAAACTCGTCGGGAAGAAATGCAGTGTTTTATGGCGATAAGGCCATAGATCGTTCGCCCTGCGGCACAGGAACCTCAGCAAGAATGGCTCAATTACATGCTAAAGGAAAATTGAAAATCGGTGAAACCTTTATTCATGAAAGCTTTATTGGGAGTAAATTTATTGGTCGTATTGTGGAAGAAACAAGTTTAAACGGAAAACCTGCTATAATTCCAAGTATTCAAGGTTGGGCCAAAGTTTTTGGATATAACACCATCATTATCGACGATGAAGACGATCCATACGCACACGGATTTCAAGTGATTTAATATGGGAAAAAACATTGTAATTATTGGTGGTGGAATTATCGGACTCTGTTCTGCTTACTACCTTTTAAAAGATGGGCATCAGGTTACGGTTATCGATAAATCAGATATCTCCAAAGGGGCATCATTTGTAAATGCGGGCTATATTACACCAAGTCATATTATTCCGTTAGCGGCTCCGGGAATGATTTCAAAAGGTATTAAATGGATGCTTAACGCTTCTAGTCCGTTTTATGTAAAACCCCGATTAGACAAAGAGTTTTTGCAATGGGGTTGGGCTTTTAACAAATCCGCTTCTGCTTCAAAAGTGGCACGTGCCATTCCTATAATTAAATCAATTAACTGCTTCGGAAGAGATTTATACGAAGATTTAAAAGCGGCAAACCATTTCAATTTTCATTACGAACGGAAAGGGCTTTTAATGTATTACAAAACCGATAAAGCTGGTGAAGAAGAATGGAAAATAGGTCAACGGGCCATGACCGAGGGTTTACATGTAAAACATCTAAGCCAAAACGACGTCATAAAGTACGAACCCCATATAGCATTAAATATAAAAGGTGCCGTATATTATGATAGTGATGCCCATACAACTCCTAGTGCATTTATGCGTGAAATACTGAAGTATTTAAAACAAAATGGCGTTAAATTTTACACTCACGAAACGGTTGAAGATATTACCCTAAACCATGGCGCCATTAAACACATTAAAACCAACAACCGGCAATTACCTTGCGACGAAGTGGTTTTAGCCGCTGGATCTTGGAGTCCGCTATTAACTAAAACATTTGGATTAAAAATTCCTATCCAAGCCGGAAAAGGCTATTGTATAAACGTTAAGCGGCCAACTAAAATTCAAACACCAGCCATTTTGGTAGAAGCGAAAGTTGCTGTAACTCCTATGCAAGGATTTACTAGATTTGCAGGAACTATGGAACTTAGCGGAATTAATCATAACATCAATCCTAAACGTATACAAGCCATTGCCGATGCTGCTGCCTCGTATTATGAAGGTTTAAAAATTACCACCGCAGAACAAGCTCAAGCCGATTGTGGTTTACGCCCCTGTTCTCCAGACGGACTACCTTATATTGGTAAATCTAAGCGCTGTAAAAATTTAACCATTGCCACCGGCCATGCGATGATGGGTTGGAGTTTAGGACCGGCGACAGGGAAACTAGTTTCAGAAGTTATTGCTAACAAAAAAACAACAATAGATCTGGAGGCTTTCCATCCAGATAGAACTTTTTAATATGAGATACAATCAAATATCAAATCAACTATTTATAAAAAACAGAGCACGTTTTACGGCTAAAATGGTATCAAATACTATGGCTATTTTAACCTCGAACGATGTAAAACATAATAATGCAGATGATGTAATGGGCTTTTCCCAAAACAACGATTTGTTTTATTTAAGCGGTATAGACCAGGATGAAACAATCTTGGTTTTATTTCCTGAAGCACAGAAGCCGGAAAACCGAGCCATCCTCTTTATTACTGAAACTAACGAACAAATGAGGATTTGGGACGGCGAAAAATTAACCAAAGCACAAGCCTCAGAAATCTCAGGGGTGTCTCGTGTAGAATGGGTTCACGATTTCGAAAAAATATTACAACTCATGGCATTCGAAGCCGATGGGTTTTACTTAGGTCACAACGAACATATAAAGCGAGTAACCCACAATCAACAAACCCGACAAGACCGCATGATTTTGTGGGTTAAAGAAAAATATCCTTTACACAATTTACACCGTGTGGCAAAAATAACAAGAGATTTACGTCCGGTTAAATCGGCAGAAGAATTGGCTTTAATGCAACAAGCCGCCGATATTAGTGTAGAGAGTTTTAAAATGGCTTTACAAGCGGCTAAACCCAATATAAAAGAGTACGTTATCGAAGCCGAATTAATTTACAATTTAACCCGATCGGGTGCTTTACGCCATGCGTTTAAACCTATCGTGGCTTCCGGAAAAAATGCCTGTGCCTTACACTACAACACCAATGATGACATGTGTAAAGATGGCGAGATGATTCTTATGGATTTTGGGGTATGCTATGCCAATTATAATAGCGATACTACCCGTTGTTTTCCCGTAAACGGAAAGTTTTCAGAACGTCAAAAAGCAGTGTATAATGCTGTTTTAAGATGTTTAAAAGCAGGAAGCAAATTGCTAAAACCTGGTGTAATTCCTTCAGAATACGAAACAAAAATGGCCAAATTAGTAGAAGCTGAATTGATTAATTTAGGATTATTTACTGCTGAAGATGTTGCAAATCAAGATGAAGACAAACCACTTTATAAGAAATATTATATGCATGGCTCGGCGCATTATATTGGTTTAGATGTTCATGATGTTGGTTTATATACTCGTCCGTTAGAAGTTGGTATGGTTTTAACTTGCGAACCTGGAATTTACATTTCGGAAGAAGGTATTGGCTGTCGTTTAGAGAATGATTATATAATTACCGAGGATGGAAATAGAAATATGACAGCTGCGATGCCCATAGAAGTTGAAGATATTGAAGCATTAATGCAGAAAAAATAAAAGATGAAAACAATAGGAATAGGAGGCTCTACCATTGAAGCCGAATTAGCAGCGATAACACCTAAGGCACAGGTGGTACAACCCATACAAAAATCGGAATTCCCTAAACGCATTTCAAAAGCTTTAGAGCTTATGAAAACAGCCGATTTAAAAGCGATGTATTTACATGCTGGCACAAATCTGTATTATTTTACAGGCACAAAATGGCATGCTAGCGAGCGCATGGTAGGCGCATTAATTTTAGCAGACGGAAGTGTTCACTATATAGCTCCTCAATTTGAGGAAGGCACAATTTTAGACTTTATGGGTGTTAAAGGCGTAATTCACGGATGGGAAGAACATGAAAGTCCGTTTGCGTTACTAGTTTCTGTTTTAAAGGAAAACGGTATAACATCTGGAAACATTGGGATTGATGAAGCCACGCCGTTTTTCATTGTCGATGGCATTTTAAAAAGTCAATCGGAATACACTTTAGTGAATGCCAAATCGGTAACTGCCGGTTGTCGAATGATAAAATCGGAAGCAGAAATAGCCATCATGCAAGCGGCTATGGATATTACGATGGAAGTTCATAAAGCAGTTGCTAGAATTTTGAAACCTGGTATTGCAGCTAAAACAGTAGAAGAATTTATAAATGAAGCCCATAAACGCTACGGTATTCCTACTGGTTCTTATTTCTGTATCGTGTTGTTTGGGGTAGATTCTTCATTTCCGCATGGTGTAAAATCTCCTAAAAATTTAGAAGACAACGAAGTCGTATTGGTTGATACCGGTTGTATGCTTCACGATTACATTTCAGACATAACAAGAACCTATGTTTTTGGTGACATTACCGATGAACACCGTAAAATTTGGAATTTAAAACGCGAAGCGCAATTTTCAGCATTTAAAGCTGCACAATTGGGTAACACCTGCGGATCTATAGATGTTGATGTTCGAAATACTTTAGAAGAAAACGGTTTAGGTCCGGACTATAAAGTTCCAGGATTGCCACATAGAACAGGTCATGGTATTGGTTTAGATATTCATGAATGGCCATATTTGGTACGCACAGATACTACCATCTTAGAAGCGGGAATGTGTTTTAGTAACGAACCTATGTTGGTTATTCCTAACAAATTTGGTATCCGTTTAGAAGATCATATTTATATGACTGAGGATGGCCCAAAATGGTTCACAGAACCTGCACATAGCATAGAAGATCCGTTTGGAATCTCAAAATAAAAGTTGATTATAGTAAGTGTATAAAAGGCGTTAGAGGTGTGAAACTAACGCCTTTTTTTATGAATTAATAGTGCTTCATAAAATCTTCGGCAAGGATACGTTCTAAATAAAACAGAAGCTCTTTTGCATGTTCTTTACTAAAAACAAGAGGCGGTTTTATTTTTAAAACATTATGGTCTGGGCCATCAATACTCATTAAAATACTATGATCCTTCATGCGGTTGGCAAGATAATCGGTATGCTTGGCGAGCGGTTTCAGATTAGCATCTACCAGTTCTATGCCTAAAAACAATCCTTGTCCTCTTACATCACCAATTATAGGATATTTAACAGCTAAAGCCTTTAGTTCTGCCTTTAAAAATTCACCTACAGTTAATGCATTTTTTTGAAGTTGTTCTCGTTTTATTATTTGCAAAACCTCCGTCCCAATGGCACAGGACACCGGATTTCCTCCAAATGTGTTAAAATATTCCATACCATTTGCAAAGGTGTCGGCAACTTCTCGAGTACACGCTACGGCCGCCAAAGGATGTCCATTACCAAGTGGTTTTCCTATGGTCACGATATCTGGAATAACATCATGGAGTTGAAATCCCCAAAAGGTTTTTCCCATACGGCCACATCCGGTTTGCACTTCATCAGAAATACAAAGTCCGCCAGCAGCTCTTACTTTTTGATATGCTAATTTTAAAAACCCTTCAGGCAGTTCAATTTGGCCACCACAACTAATAATTGGTTCTATAATAAAAGCTGCAAGACCTCGATTTTTATGTTGAATACGGTCAATTTGTTTATCAATATTTTCGGCATATAATTTACCCGTATCTTTTCCTCTATATGTTCCGCGGAAGGCATCGGGAATTGGGATAATATGTGTGTACTCGGGAGCGCCTTGTCCGCCTTTGCCTTCAAATTTATACGATGAGATATCAATGCACATGTTACTATTTCCGTGATAGCCCATTTCTGACGCTATAATATCGCGTTCGCCCGTAACCGTTTTTGCCATTCGAATGGCTAACTCGTTAGCTTCACTTCCCGAGTTTACAAAATGTAACACACTCAATTCCGGTGGTAAAGTTTCTAATAAGGCTTCCGTTAACTTATTGATGTTCGGATGCAAATAGCGCGTGTTGGTATTAATTAAAGCCATTTGGTATTGTCCTGCTTTTACCACTTCAAAATGTTCATGCCCCACATGCGCTACATTGTTTACGGTATCTAAATATTTGGCACCATTTTCATCCATTAAATAGACGCCGGCCCCTCTAACCATTTTTATAGGCGTGTTGTATTGTAAACTTAAACCTTTGCCTAAATGCTGTTTTCTATAAGCTATTAAGTCAGCATTTGATGGTTGACGGACTTCTAAATTTTTATCTAATTTGAAAAATGCATTTGGATTTGGGCAAATACTTTTCCAAACTGAAAGTTCTTTATAATAGGTAACCCCTCTAAAATCGGCAGTATAATTGAGCATGGAAAGCATGACTTGAAAATGTAAATGCGGCGCCCAATTCCCGTTTTCTTTCGAAGTTCCTAAACATCCGATGCATTCCCCTTGTTTTATAATATCGCCAACCTTTTTGGACAAGGCGCTCTCTATAGACAAATGTCCATACAACGTATAAAAATGGTTGTTCTCGAATTGATGTTTTAAAATAATGAGTCCGCCATAGTTTTTATCACCTTCGGCATTTACTGCAACGATAACTTCGCCATCGCATAATGCGTGAATTGGCATTTGTGCAGGGAGCCAATAATCGACTCCCAAATGAATCGTTCTACTCGTTCTGCCACTGTTACCAATAGTATCGTAATCGGTAGAGGTATACAACGGGCGAGGTTCTAAATAGCCGCCAGCGATAATCTTGGAAGGCTGCTGCTTTTGTAATGTATTAAGTTTAAACTGAAATACATCGAGATCGTTAAATTCCTCTTGATGCCCAATCCAAGCACTCGACACACTTAAATCTAAAGGTGCGATATCTTGTTTTTTAATCGTTGGAAAAAGTTGTGTAAGACTAAAATTCTGATGTTCTATCCATTTATAAAATGCCTTTTCGTTTGGATGAGCATTAAAACCACAGGCCGCTCTAAAGCTATACTGTGCAAATTCTGGCGAAATCGCTCTCCATTTTTTTAGTAATTCCCAAGCTGGTTTTTCGCTAATTAAAAGATAGGTGTTTTCGGGCTCCTCAATTTTATTTATAGCCGATTTAGTAACCGAAATTACCAATCGCATAGCAATAGCATGATATAAGTGCTCGAGTTCAAGCTCTTGAAGAGGATAACTTTTATGATACCCTTTTACTAAGGGTAAGGCAGCTTCTAACGGATTTTGATGATGCATAATCGCATATGCACAAGCTATGGCCACATCATTTATAATTTGGGTATACACAGCATCGCCATAATCTATAACGGCAATCACTTTGGGCTGAATTAATGCTGAACTTACAATGACATTATTATCATTCGCATCATTATGAACAATACTTTTTCTTAGCGTATTGTAAACTTCAAAAGTAGCTTCGAAGCCTGAAATAAAATGTTTAAGAATTTGTTTCTCTTCCGAAGAAAATAAATGCAACTGCTGTTTTGTCCATAAACTTTGAGCCACATCCCAATCAAATACCTTATGCGCTTCTGGGTGATTAAAACCATTTAAAGCCGAGGTTACCCGTCCGCATTGTTCGCCGAGGCTAAAACGCAAATCGTCTAATTGCGGATTTACACGACTCCATAACCTACCAGAAATCCAAGTAAGCACACGTACAAAACGAACCTGATTGGAAGCATCTGTAAATGATGAAATAAGATTCCCCTTGTTATCCGGAACCGCTTTTGGAGTGCAAATCTCCATGGTACTATGTTCAAGATGTTGCAATAATTCCTGCTGAAATTCAAGTTGTTTTTTACTTTCACCTGGACGAGAAACTTTTAAGATATAAGACAGTCCCTCGGCTGTTTTTATCTTAAAATTATAATCAACTTCTCCAGGAAGCGGGGTTACAAACCCTGAAATTCCATATAAATCTGAAGCTATATTTTTCGCGTGGTCTACAGTTAATGCAAGAGTATTCTGTTCCATGAAAATAGAAGTATTTAATCATTTAAAAGTACTATTTTAATATGAAATAGGGAGACCACAACCCGAGAATAAGCCGTTAATTTTATGAGATAATTTAGATTAAAACCCTTGTTAAAATCGTACTTTTGCAGCATAAAAATTTTTAGAAAATGAGTGTATTACAAACCTTAGAAAGCAGAAGTAACAAAAGTTGTGAACTTTGCGGATCTTCAGATCAATTAAAACAATATGTTATTCCACCATCCTTAAACGAAAATGTAGATAATAGCGTATTGGTATGTAATACCTGCTTACAACAAATTGAAGGCAACGATGAAATGGATGTTAACCACTGGCGTTGTTTAAACGATAGTATGTGGAACGAAAATGTGGCGGTGCAAATTATGTCTTGGCGTATGCTGCAACGCTTACGTGGTGAAGGTTGGCCTAAAGATTTGTTAGATATGATGTATTTAGACGATGATGCTTTGGCTTTAGCTCGCGCTACTGGCGAAGATCAGGACGAGAGTTCTAAAATTATTCATAGAGATTCTAATGGTGTTATTCTAGAAACTGGCGACAATGTAGTGTTGGTAAAAGATTTAAAAGTGAAGGGGTCTAGTATGGTTGCCAAACAAGGAACCGCTGTTAGAAACATCCGTTTAGATCATGAAAATGCCGAATATATAGAAGGAAAGGTTGACGGGCAACAAATTGTAATCATCACAAAATACGTGAAGAAATTATAAACGTTCATTAGTTAATTTAAGAATGAAGTTCTCGAACTAAGAACAAAATATTTTATAAAGAGGCTGTCCAAAACGTTGAAACCTCCTTAAACTGAACTCCTGTCGTCTGCCAGACACTGTGATTCAGAGTCTGAAATAAATTCAGAATGAGGATTTCATAGGTTTCGGACAGTTTTTTTATCTGTTCTAAAATTATAAAGCAGACTGACAAGATCTTTTCTACCCATAAACTTCCCTATAAACCTATTCTCTAAACCTAGTATCTGGGGATTTCTCATAGCCAAAAATCCGGGTATTCTACCTTTAAAACCTCATATTATAACGTTTATTACACACCTACATTGCAGCACCTTATCACACTATATGTCAATCAACTAAGGTTCGTTTCCGTTTGACGATTATATTTAATTTTTTGAAAAATAAAGTGCATCTTTAAGTAGATATGATTATTAGCGCTGTAGAGTATAAATCTTTTAAAATTAGATAAATATGGCACTAGAAATTTTACAAAACAATGAAGCTTTTGTTATTGATGGCGATTTAAATCACACAAATGTTTCAAAGTTTCATGCATCTTTCGAGAATGCATTTACAGACACCAACCAATTGGTGATTAATATTGACAAACTAAAAAGTGCAGATGTTGCAGGTGTTTCGGCTTTCGAGTCCTTATACCAACAAGCTGTAAAGCACAAAAAGCGATTGGTCCTTGTAGGATATGGTAGTCGCGATTTGTACAACCATTTTGAAACTACTTTTACCCGCAATTAGGGTAAAAGATGCCTTATTTAAACAAATTTAACCTTAAAACCCAACGCTTATGGAACTAACAATTACGCATTACAACAACTATTTTAAAATTAAAGGAATTCTAACAAAACATAACTTAGATGTTTTTTACAATTACTTTCAAGATGTTTTTGATGACCGAGATCGGATTACCATAAATTTATCCGGTTTAGATGTTGTCGATCAATTTGGAGTTCAAGCTTTAGAACAATTACAAAAAGAAGCAAAACGATTAGCTATTCCGTTATCTATTATCGGTTCTGGTCAAACTGCAATCTACGATCATTTTAAAACTGAAGCTCTTACCTCATCCTCGTAAAAATTTAATCTGTTTTTTTTATATCCCTAATCGCCCTTAGTCATCACGCTAAGGGCGATTTTATTTAGGTCATTTTCACAAAAACGTCTTTTGTTTTTGGTGAAATGCATCGGCCTGAAGTTGCATTAATTCGCGAGCCTTTTTCTTTTTGTATTGATAAAGTTCATCCTCTTCTGCAATATCTGTATACACCTTATTGTTAAGTGTAGCATCTGTAGTAATTATTAATTTACGCTCACTTACTTTTTGATGAACCCAAGATTTTATAGCCGTGTCTTCATCTTCCAATTTATAATCGTATTCGCCTTTTGGAGTTATTAGTTTAGACAAAATAGGGGCAGTCTCTATAGCCAAAAACAGCAGGAAAATAAAAAATGAAGGCAACCAAGGCAAGGTCCCTAAAGCCGTTACTCGAGCCATAAGACCACCAAAATTATCTATTATAGGCTGAGAGCTGTTAACTTGAGTCTGATAATCTGATTTTAATTGAGAAATCTCATTTTCTAAAGTTTTAATTTTAATTGCATTTTCGGTTTTTAACGTTTGTAACTCTCCTAACGCAGCATCATGTTTGTCTCGTTTTTCTTTGTAAACAGGACCTTTTCCTAGTTTTTTAGTCCCCGATGTTCCCTCGGCTTCAGAAATATAAATAGCATAAAGCGCATCAACTTCTGCTGTTTTAGTGTCTATTTCAGTTTTTAGGCTTTCTATTTCATGTTCTTTAGCTTCAATATTTGGATGAAATTGATTGGCTATCTGATTTTGGTTTGCTAAGGTTAAATCGTTTTTCTGCTCTAATAACACCTGATTGATTTCCTTTTCAAAAATCTTTAATTCTAAGGGTTTAGAAATCACTACAGCTATAATAACTGCTAAAAATAATCTGGGAATGACTTGAAGAAATTCATCTAGAAAAGCATTCCGTTTTTTTAAAGTCGATACAATAAAGCGATCTAAATTAAAAATAAGCAAACCCCAAATTACTCCAAAAACAAGGGCAAGCATAACACTATCGAAAACCATGTGAAGTGCAAAACCTGAAGCTATACTAGCCATAAGGGCGGTAAAAAAAACGGTAGCACCAATACCTGCATATTTATTTTGTTCGCCATTAGAGCAGGTTTTTAAAATGGTTTGATCTGCTCCAGAACACAGAATGAAGAATTGTTTTAACATAACGATTGATTTGATTGATGATTACTATAAGAACGCAGTTTCGGGTTAAATGTTACACTTTATTTTATAAATAATTATAAATAAGCGCATTAAAAATAACTCAATATTTCTTTTTGTGGTCTTTTAGTAAGAATCTCGACATTTACTTTTTTAAATCTGTTATATTTGATTTTGTAAAACCATCCTAATGTCATGAATAAGTTTAGCCTAAGTATATTTTGTAGTCTCTTTAGCCTTATTTTTTGCTACAGTCAAACGGTTTCCGACATTATAAACGCCGTAAATTTAGACTCCCTATCGTTAACCGTAAAAGAATTTTCTGGAGAACAACCTACTATTGTAAACGGAAATACTGTTACTATTTTAAATAGAAAACAAGCCAATAATAATTTAGCGGCCGAGTATTTGTTTGAGAAATTGGACCGATTAGATAATCTATCTGTTGCCTATCAAATCATGAATGATGATGACCAACGCCGGAATGTTATAGCCACCCAATTAGGCACCACACACCCTGAAAATGTATATATAATTTGCGCACACTACGATAGTGTTACCGATTATTGCGCCGACGACAATGCCAGTGGTGTAGCTGCAGTTATAGAAGTTGCTAGGGTATTATCGGGGCAATGTTTAGAAAACACCATAATTTATGCCTTATGGGATGAAGAGGAAATTGGTTTAATTGGCTCTAAATATTATGCCGAATTAGAGAAAACCAATGGCGAGCCTATTTTAGGCGTTTATAATTTAGATATGATTGGTTACGATGGCGATAACGACCAAAGTTTCGATATTGATGTTAAAAAAGATG encodes:
- a CDS encoding aminotransferase class III-fold pyridoxal phosphate-dependent enzyme, producing MEQNTLALTVDHAKNIASDLYGISGFVTPLPGEVDYNFKIKTAEGLSYILKVSRPGESKKQLEFQQELLQHLEHSTMEICTPKAVPDNKGNLISSFTDASNQVRFVRVLTWISGRLWSRVNPQLDDLRFSLGEQCGRVTSALNGFNHPEAHKVFDWDVAQSLWTKQQLHLFSSEEKQILKHFISGFEATFEVYNTLRKSIVHNDANDNNVIVSSALIQPKVIAVIDYGDAVYTQIINDVAIACAYAIMHHQNPLEAALPLVKGYHKSYPLQELELEHLYHAIAMRLVISVTKSAINKIEEPENTYLLISEKPAWELLKKWRAISPEFAQYSFRAACGFNAHPNEKAFYKWIEHQNFSLTQLFPTIKKQDIAPLDLSVSSAWIGHQEEFNDLDVFQFKLNTLQKQQPSKIIAGGYLEPRPLYTSTDYDTIGNSGRTSRTIHLGVDYWLPAQMPIHALCDGEVIVAVNAEGDKNYGGLIILKHQFENNHFYTLYGHLSIESALSKKVGDIIKQGECIGCLGTSKENGNWAPHLHFQVMLSMLNYTADFRGVTYYKELSVWKSICPNPNAFFKLDKNLEVRQPSNADLIAYRKQHLGKGLSLQYNTPIKMVRGAGVYLMDENGAKYLDTVNNVAHVGHEHFEVVKAGQYQMALINTNTRYLHPNINKLTEALLETLPPELSVLHFVNSGSEANELAIRMAKTVTGERDIIASEMGYHGNSNMCIDISSYKFEGKGGQGAPEYTHIIPIPDAFRGTYRGKDTGKLYAENIDKQIDRIQHKNRGLAAFIIEPIISCGGQIELPEGFLKLAYQKVRAAGGLCISDEVQTGCGRMGKTFWGFQLHDVIPDIVTIGKPLGNGHPLAAVACTREVADTFANGMEYFNTFGGNPVSCAIGTEVLQIIKREQLQKNALTVGEFLKAELKALAVKYPIIGDVRGQGLFLGIELVDANLKPLAKHTDYLANRMKDHSILMSIDGPDHNVLKIKPPLVFSKEHAKELLFYLERILAEDFMKHY
- a CDS encoding PhnA domain-containing protein, whose amino-acid sequence is MSVLQTLESRSNKSCELCGSSDQLKQYVIPPSLNENVDNSVLVCNTCLQQIEGNDEMDVNHWRCLNDSMWNENVAVQIMSWRMLQRLRGEGWPKDLLDMMYLDDDALALARATGEDQDESSKIIHRDSNGVILETGDNVVLVKDLKVKGSSMVAKQGTAVRNIRLDHENAEYIEGKVDGQQIVIITKYVKKL
- a CDS encoding STAS domain-containing protein; this translates as MALEILQNNEAFVIDGDLNHTNVSKFHASFENAFTDTNQLVINIDKLKSADVAGVSAFESLYQQAVKHKKRLVLVGYGSRDLYNHFETTFTRN
- a CDS encoding STAS domain-containing protein; this translates as MELTITHYNNYFKIKGILTKHNLDVFYNYFQDVFDDRDRITINLSGLDVVDQFGVQALEQLQKEAKRLAIPLSIIGSGQTAIYDHFKTEALTSSS
- a CDS encoding DUF4407 domain-containing protein, encoding MLKQFFILCSGADQTILKTCSNGEQNKYAGIGATVFFTALMASIASGFALHMVFDSVMLALVFGVIWGLLIFNLDRFIVSTLKKRNAFLDEFLQVIPRLFLAVIIAVVISKPLELKIFEKEINQVLLEQKNDLTLANQNQIANQFHPNIEAKEHEIESLKTEIDTKTAEVDALYAIYISEAEGTSGTKKLGKGPVYKEKRDKHDAALGELQTLKTENAIKIKTLENEISQLKSDYQTQVNSSQPIIDNFGGLMARVTALGTLPWLPSFFIFLLFLAIETAPILSKLITPKGEYDYKLEDEDTAIKSWVHQKVSERKLIITTDATLNNKVYTDIAEEDELYQYKKKKARELMQLQADAFHQKQKTFL